The Bacteroidota bacterium genome window below encodes:
- the murC gene encoding UDP-N-acetylmuramate--L-alanine ligase, producing the protein MFSSIKKLHFVGIGGIGMSGIAEILLDQGFNISGSDRAMSDVTERLQSLGASIYEGHKAENIASDVDTLVYSSAVINDNPEVQEAIRRKIPIVRRAEMLAEVMRLKYGIGIAGTHGKTTTTSMTSLVLMEGGLDPTVIVGGKLSGLGGTNARLGKGEFIVVEADEFDRSFLSLTPTVAVMTTLETDHLDCYRDLEDIKGAFIQFANKVPFYGFIVLNLDEPALQDILPQLSKKKIITYGLQSPQADVQGVDIQHKENKTIFTVVQGYTELGQVTLQIPGKHNVQNALAAIAVGLNLNVPFEKAKAGIEKFTGVYRRWEKKGEVRGIVVYDDYAHHPTECKATLSGVKSGWRNRVVCVFQPHLYSRTRDFYEEFGKAFLLADVLIVTDVYPAREEPIQGVTGELIVNAAKQYGHKEAHYVQEKKAVPAYLKNITKSGDIVITMGAGDIWKFGEQFLKDLQ; encoded by the coding sequence ATGTTTTCTTCCATAAAGAAATTACACTTCGTCGGCATCGGCGGAATAGGAATGAGCGGGATTGCCGAAATTCTGCTTGATCAAGGATTCAACATCAGCGGATCGGACCGCGCAATGAGCGATGTGACTGAGCGTTTGCAGTCTCTCGGTGCATCGATTTACGAAGGACATAAAGCAGAAAATATTGCTTCTGATGTTGATACACTCGTTTATTCATCGGCAGTCATCAACGATAATCCCGAAGTGCAGGAAGCAATCCGAAGAAAAATCCCGATTGTTCGACGAGCGGAAATGCTGGCAGAAGTAATGCGATTGAAATACGGCATCGGCATTGCCGGCACGCACGGAAAAACAACCACCACATCGATGACTAGTTTGGTGCTGATGGAAGGAGGCCTTGATCCCACCGTGATTGTTGGCGGAAAATTGAGCGGTCTTGGTGGAACGAATGCGCGGCTTGGTAAAGGTGAATTCATTGTAGTAGAAGCCGATGAATTTGATCGTTCATTTTTGTCGTTGACACCGACCGTTGCAGTCATGACAACATTAGAGACAGATCATCTTGATTGTTACCGCGATCTAGAGGATATCAAGGGAGCATTTATTCAATTTGCAAACAAAGTTCCATTCTATGGATTTATCGTGTTGAACCTTGATGAACCTGCGTTGCAGGATATTCTGCCGCAACTTAGTAAGAAGAAGATTATTACGTACGGACTTCAATCACCTCAAGCTGATGTGCAGGGAGTAGATATTCAGCACAAGGAAAACAAGACGATATTCACCGTTGTGCAGGGATACACGGAACTTGGTCAAGTAACTTTGCAGATTCCAGGAAAACATAATGTTCAGAATGCTCTTGCCGCAATTGCCGTTGGATTGAATTTAAATGTTCCGTTCGAAAAAGCAAAAGCAGGAATCGAAAAGTTCACCGGGGTATATCGACGCTGGGAAAAGAAAGGTGAAGTTCGAGGCATTGTTGTCTATGACGATTATGCGCACCATCCCACAGAATGTAAAGCAACACTGAGCGGCGTAAAATCTGGCTGGAGAAATCGAGTTGTCTGTGTGTTTCAGCCGCATTTGTACTCCCGCACGCGAGATTTTTACGAAGAGTTTGGCAAAGCATTTTTATTAGCTGATGTGCTGATTGTAACAGATGTTTATCCCGCACGTGAAGAACCGATACAAGGTGTTACGGGTGAATTGATCGTCAATGCTGCAAAGCAATACGGACACAAAGAAGCGCATTATGTTCAGGAGAAGAAAGCAGTCCCAGCATATTTAAAAAATATAACAAAAAGCGGAGATATCGTGATTACAATGGGTGCTGGAGATATCTGGAAATTCGGCGAACAATTTCTGAAGGATCTACAATAG
- a CDS encoding FtsQ-type POTRA domain-containing protein, with protein MENEQIHIEREEEEPTHGKRVYVYFAVLTLVILTIFGIKAKWQKHVPVKQVTVEGISVISKDEIVRLMKLPLNVPMYELDLSALQHNIMANSFVKRVVIQRDAPSTLRVIVEERTPAAILLANDLYYIASDGTVLPYIASSETYDIPVISGVDSLSAIKTGQRLFNADVVEALEIINASKMTSDNIFHSISEIRLRKGHDLVLYSFESGIPIIFGKGDAAKKIVKLDAFWQKFIQSNETNDIQYIDIRFDDQVVVSRKS; from the coding sequence ATGGAAAATGAACAAATACATATTGAACGGGAAGAAGAAGAGCCAACACATGGAAAACGTGTATATGTCTATTTTGCAGTATTAACACTAGTGATACTGACAATTTTTGGCATAAAAGCAAAATGGCAAAAACATGTCCCGGTAAAACAAGTGACAGTGGAAGGAATTAGCGTAATCTCCAAAGATGAGATTGTGCGATTGATGAAGCTTCCCCTGAATGTTCCGATGTATGAACTTGATTTGTCGGCGCTTCAACACAACATCATGGCAAATAGTTTTGTTAAGCGAGTAGTGATTCAACGGGATGCCCCTTCTACATTGCGGGTGATCGTGGAAGAACGAACCCCAGCGGCGATTCTTCTGGCAAACGATCTCTATTATATCGCGTCGGATGGAACTGTGCTTCCGTACATCGCATCATCCGAGACATATGATATTCCCGTGATCAGCGGTGTCGATTCGCTCAGCGCAATCAAAACTGGTCAGCGATTATTTAATGCCGATGTGGTGGAAGCATTGGAGATCATCAACGCTTCAAAAATGACGAGTGATAATATTTTCCATTCCATCTCGGAGATACGACTTCGTAAAGGACATGATCTTGTCCTCTATTCATTCGAATCAGGCATTCCGATCATTTTTGGAAAAGGTGATGCTGCCAAAAAAATAGTGAAGTTGGATGCCTTTTGGCAAAAATTTATTCAGAGCAATGAAACAAATGATATTCAATACATTGACATTCGGTTTGATGACCAAGTAGTGGTGTCGAGAAAATCATAA
- a CDS encoding four helix bundle protein, with the protein MHNFKKLKVYDKAIDLGCEVRKMLKKYPRDEMFALSQQFRRAVDSIALNIAEGSGNSSNKEFSRFLDYSIRSAYECICCLDISMKNEFITTTQHATMFTQTDEVIAMLIGLQKKIQE; encoded by the coding sequence ATGCACAATTTCAAGAAATTGAAAGTTTATGATAAAGCAATTGATCTCGGCTGTGAAGTAAGAAAAATGTTAAAGAAGTATCCAAGAGACGAAATGTTTGCATTATCTCAACAATTCAGAAGGGCAGTGGACTCAATCGCTCTAAACATTGCTGAAGGATCTGGCAACAGTTCCAACAAAGAATTTTCAAGATTTTTGGATTATTCAATTCGTTCTGCATATGAGTGTATCTGTTGTTTGGATATTTCAATGAAGAATGAATTCATCACTACAACTCAGCATGCTACCATGTTCACGCAAACTGATGAAGTAATTGCTATGCTCATCGGACTTCAAAAGAAAATTCAGGAATAA
- the murG gene encoding undecaprenyldiphospho-muramoylpentapeptide beta-N-acetylglucosaminyltransferase — protein sequence MTTILFAGGGTGGHLYPAIAMAEEILKIQPDAKIAFVGTKEKIEARVVPEKGFAFYTIWISGFSRRVRLTNILFPLKVIVSLVQSFFVIKKIRPDIVVGTGGYVCGPILFVASLIGIPTVVHESNSFPGVTTRLLASRVTKVFITFEVTKNWLSPSANIERVGNPTREELSQVSRIEGCKYFNLDSKKKTVFAFGGSLGAASINKTMPELVNDAIANDYQVIWQTGETDWESARNIQQHPSIKIMKYVDRMDCGYAASDVVVSRSGATTLAELTRLGKPAVLVPYPFAAANHQEMNAQTMVEAGAAIMIKDSKLKESLFSTVRGLLFDDQQRVTMGKLSLQLGKPDAGKEIAEKIVALKK from the coding sequence ATGACGACAATTCTTTTTGCCGGAGGCGGAACAGGTGGCCATTTATATCCAGCCATTGCAATGGCAGAAGAGATTTTGAAGATACAACCGGATGCGAAGATTGCATTCGTAGGAACAAAAGAGAAAATAGAAGCACGAGTCGTTCCAGAAAAAGGATTTGCGTTCTATACAATATGGATCAGCGGATTCAGCAGAAGAGTGAGATTGACAAATATTCTTTTTCCGTTGAAGGTAATCGTGTCGCTGGTTCAATCGTTCTTTGTTATAAAAAAAATCAGGCCGGATATTGTTGTCGGCACCGGCGGATATGTCTGCGGACCGATCCTTTTTGTAGCTTCGTTGATTGGAATACCGACAGTGGTTCATGAAAGCAACAGTTTTCCGGGCGTCACGACACGATTGCTTGCTTCGAGAGTCACAAAAGTATTTATCACATTCGAGGTAACAAAAAATTGGTTATCGCCGTCAGCAAACATTGAACGTGTTGGTAATCCAACGCGCGAAGAATTATCTCAGGTTTCACGAATCGAGGGATGTAAATATTTTAATCTCGACTCGAAAAAAAAGACAGTCTTTGCTTTCGGTGGAAGTCTGGGTGCGGCATCAATCAACAAAACGATGCCTGAATTGGTGAACGATGCAATCGCTAATGATTATCAGGTCATCTGGCAGACAGGAGAAACCGACTGGGAATCAGCGCGCAATATTCAACAGCATCCGAGCATTAAGATTATGAAATATGTGGATCGAATGGATTGCGGATATGCGGCGTCGGATGTTGTTGTTAGCCGTTCCGGAGCAACAACCTTAGCGGAATTAACACGGCTTGGAAAACCAGCAGTACTTGTTCCGTATCCCTTTGCTGCTGCAAATCATCAAGAAATGAATGCTCAAACCATGGTGGAAGCGGGTGCAGCAATAATGATAAAAGATTCCAAACTGAAAGAATCACTTTTCTCAACAGTGCGTGGTTTATTGTTTGACGATCAACAGCGGGTGACAATGGGGAAATTGAGTCTTCAGCTAGGAAAACCTGACGCTGGAAAAGAAATTGCAGAAAAGATCGTAGCGTTAAAAAAATGA
- the ftsA gene encoding cell division protein FtsA — MNEHIYVGLDIGTTKICAIVASVNANNEINVLGIGRSKSEGLTRGVITHIERTVDSIKAAIHDAEAQSGVKIQSVVAGIAGDHIQSFQSRGVVAISGAEQEITQSDVNRLIEDTKKIALPSDRKILHVIPQEFIVDGQDGVYEPVGMSGVRMEATVHIITGLVTATQNIIRCVQRAGVSVSDIVLEPFASSDAVLEGEEKEVGVVLIDIGGGTTDLAVFADRTIRHTAVIGIAGSKVTDDIRRGLGILTTQAEEIKLKYGHTHITSIAENNPFTIPGIGGREPMTIDTQMLCQIIQPRMEEILEIAALEIKRSGYQKHLSAGVVLTGGGALVKGTADLAREVLGMPVKIGIPKGFRGGFVREIENPIYATGVGLVLHAIKNRAKGTASNVSETKVKGDKRNILDRMKSWFDEL; from the coding sequence ATGAACGAACATATTTACGTTGGATTAGATATTGGAACAACAAAGATCTGTGCGATTGTCGCCTCAGTCAATGCAAACAATGAAATTAATGTTCTAGGCATTGGTAGAAGTAAATCGGAAGGATTAACTCGCGGAGTCATCACGCATATCGAGCGGACAGTCGATTCAATCAAAGCAGCAATCCATGATGCTGAAGCTCAATCGGGTGTGAAAATCCAATCCGTTGTTGCAGGAATTGCGGGAGATCATATTCAAAGCTTCCAGAGCCGCGGAGTGGTTGCTATCAGTGGAGCGGAACAAGAGATTACTCAATCCGATGTTAATCGTTTGATTGAGGATACAAAAAAGATTGCGTTGCCTTCGGACCGAAAGATTCTTCATGTCATTCCGCAGGAATTTATTGTTGATGGACAAGATGGTGTGTACGAGCCGGTCGGTATGTCTGGCGTGAGAATGGAAGCGACAGTTCACATCATTACTGGACTTGTGACAGCAACACAAAATATTATTCGTTGCGTCCAACGCGCGGGAGTTAGTGTCAGTGATATTGTTCTGGAACCGTTTGCTTCGAGTGATGCAGTACTGGAAGGTGAAGAAAAAGAAGTCGGCGTTGTTTTGATCGATATTGGCGGCGGTACAACCGATCTGGCAGTATTTGCGGACAGAACTATCCGTCACACCGCTGTGATCGGAATAGCTGGAAGCAAAGTGACCGATGATATTCGACGCGGACTCGGCATCCTCACCACGCAGGCGGAAGAGATTAAATTAAAATACGGTCATACACATATTACATCTATAGCAGAGAACAATCCGTTTACGATTCCCGGAATCGGAGGACGCGAGCCGATGACGATTGATACGCAAATGCTCTGTCAGATTATTCAGCCTCGTATGGAAGAGATTCTAGAGATTGCAGCATTGGAGATTAAACGATCAGGATATCAGAAACATTTATCTGCCGGAGTGGTATTGACCGGTGGTGGCGCATTGGTAAAAGGGACTGCTGATCTTGCGCGGGAAGTATTAGGAATGCCGGTGAAGATCGGAATTCCTAAAGGATTTCGCGGCGGTTTCGTCCGGGAGATTGAAAATCCAATTTATGCAACAGGTGTTGGTTTAGTGCTGCACGCTATTAAAAATCGTGCAAAAGGAACAGCGTCTAACGTTTCGGAGACAAAAGTGAAAGGTGATAAACGAAATATTTTGGACAGAATGAAAAGTTGGTTTGACGAGTTGTAA
- the ftsZ gene encoding cell division protein FtsZ: MAIEFDSPAENGAKIRIVGVGGGGTNAVHSMITRGLSGVDFVAINTDVQALERNSSTSKIRIGKNLTRGLGAGADPSVGQRAAEEDKEEIARVLANSDMVFVTAGMGGGTGTGAAPVIANVAKSLGALVVGIVTKPFTHEGKKRMAQAEYGIEELRKHVDTLIVIPNQRLLTIVDKATPITQAFEVANSVLYNATRGISDIITVPGLVNRDFADVKRVMRDMGDALMGTGIATGENRATEAANIAISSPLLEGVDIKGAQKLLVNITGGQNLSIQEYDEAIAIISEAAGNDAEVLAGVVVDNNLTDEIMVTVIATGFNKTLIKPQQQDRFAAARTRGIQVDHIPTGVRDLQKFDTPTYLRRGVTVNPLTSQDEPKVHSIEQNQQDLDKPAFLRRIMD; encoded by the coding sequence ATGGCAATTGAATTTGACAGCCCAGCAGAAAACGGCGCAAAGATTCGCATCGTTGGTGTCGGCGGAGGCGGAACAAATGCCGTTCACAGCATGATCACACGCGGTTTAAGCGGCGTAGATTTTGTTGCAATCAATACCGATGTGCAGGCATTGGAACGAAATTCGTCAACATCCAAAATCAGGATTGGAAAAAACCTCACACGCGGTTTGGGCGCGGGCGCTGATCCATCCGTTGGACAACGAGCAGCGGAAGAAGATAAAGAAGAGATCGCACGTGTTCTTGCGAACAGCGATATGGTATTTGTTACTGCCGGTATGGGTGGCGGAACGGGAACAGGCGCTGCTCCTGTCATTGCAAATGTTGCCAAGAGTCTGGGTGCATTGGTGGTTGGAATTGTTACAAAGCCATTTACGCACGAAGGAAAAAAGAGAATGGCCCAAGCGGAATATGGTATCGAAGAATTGCGTAAACATGTCGACACGCTTATCGTTATTCCAAACCAGCGTTTGTTGACCATCGTAGACAAAGCAACGCCAATCACGCAAGCATTTGAAGTCGCAAACAGCGTGCTCTATAATGCGACACGCGGAATCTCGGATATTATCACCGTTCCCGGCTTGGTCAATCGTGACTTTGCTGATGTGAAACGGGTGATGCGTGATATGGGTGATGCATTAATGGGAACAGGAATTGCCACCGGCGAAAATCGTGCAACAGAAGCAGCCAACATTGCTATTTCCAGTCCGCTGCTTGAAGGGGTCGATATTAAAGGTGCACAGAAATTGCTCGTCAACATCACGGGTGGTCAGAATCTTTCCATTCAGGAATACGACGAAGCAATTGCGATCATCTCTGAAGCGGCGGGCAATGATGCTGAAGTGCTTGCGGGTGTGGTGGTGGACAACAATCTTACAGACGAGATCATGGTCACTGTGATTGCTACTGGTTTCAACAAAACTTTGATAAAACCACAGCAGCAGGATCGTTTTGCAGCAGCACGCACACGAGGCATTCAGGTCGATCATATTCCGACCGGAGTTCGCGATCTGCAAAAGTTCGATACACCAACGTATCTTCGCCGGGGTGTAACGGTAAATCCGTTAACATCGCAGGATGAGCCGAAAGTGCATTCCATCGAACAGAATCAGCAGGATCTTGATAAGCCGGCGTTTCTCCGACGCATTATGGATTAA